The uncultured Methanobrevibacter sp. region TTGTAGTATTGTTATTTGATCTGATTGGTGAAAATGTTGAGAAATTGTTAAATCCTGAAACTGCACATGAATAATTGTAAATTTATTTTTTTTTAATTTTTTTTGATGATACTATGGATGTTGTAATTAGAGAAATAGAAAATGATGAAACTGAAATAAAAAAGGTTAAAGAGTTCTTATTTGGCCAAATAAATAATGAGTATCATATTGGACCAACTGAAAAATTTCATTATGATATTTTTGGATTGGAGCAGTATTACATTAATCCTACTAAAAGCAATTTCTTTATTGCTTTTGAGGGGGATAAAATTGTTGCTACAATTGGTATTAGGGAGTATGATAAGGATTTTGAATTTTTCAGAGGGATTTATTCTCGTGAAGACACAGCAAGCATTTGGAGATTGATGGTTGATCGTAATTATCGTCGTAAGGGAATAGCTCGTTTGCTTGTTGACGCTGCTGAGGATTTTGCAAGAGATAGTGGTTATGATAGAATATATTTGCATACTCACAGGTATCTTGAATCAGGATTGCCTTTTTGGAAGTACAGTGGCTATGAGATAACTGTTGAAGAGGATGATTATGATGAAACTACTCATATGGTTAAAGTCTTAAGAAATAAGTAGTATTATTTTTTAAAATAGTATTACTTTTTTCAATCTCCTCATTCTTATTTATTTTTCATTAATTTTTTAGTTAAAATATGGGAATATTTGATTTTTAGAATAATGTTATTTCTACTCAATTTTAACTGATGAGGTTATCTTTTTTTTTAAATTTAAGAATTTATATAACTATTTTAAAGTAATACTAAATTTCATTAAATTAATATGATAGGTTGTTTAGTTTCATTGTTAAATATATTTTTATATTATTCCTTTAAATCGTATTTTATCGCCTGTTTGGGGTATTAAACTATTTTAAGAAATTATTAGATATAATTAAATATATATAGTTATTACTATTAAGAATATAATAGATTAATCAAATCAAAATTGTAGATAATTAAAATAAACTGGCATATAACTATCTTTCCTTAAAAAATTTTTTAATTATCTACTGTCATATTTAATCGCCTAATTGTCAATACTGAGTCATAACTTTTTGTAAATAGCTATAAAATAGCTATTTACTCTCCTCTAATTTTTCCACTAAAAACTTATTTTATATTGTTGCCAATATTATATTGATGAAGCGAACTGCATTAAAAATTGGATATATCGGAACAAATTTTCACGGTTTTCAAAGACAGCCGGATTTGAGGACCGTTGAAGAGGAATTAATTTATCATTTACGCAAACTAGACTACATTGATGATTTGAAAAAGTCCAGATTCAGGATTGCCGGGCGAACCGATGCGGGGGTTCACAGTTTGGGAAACGTTATCAGCTTTCAATCAGAAAAGGAAGTCAGGGTTAATGAAATCAACAATTCTCTGCCTGATGATATACAGATTCTTGCAAGTGCGCCTGTTCGCTATGCGTTCAAGCCGAGATATGCGCAGATGAGACAATACCGTTACTTTTTGTTCCATGACCTTGACGTGGATAAACTGAGGCAGTGCGCGGAGATATTCAAGGGAACACATAATTTCACAAATTTCACAAAAAGATACCAAAAGACCACAACAAGGACAATAGATGACATAATAATCAACAAGGTCGAATTGAACGATTATCACAAAAGGGAATTTCCGAATCTGCACGGAACCCTCACACCTATTTTTGTAGACATTTACGGGGAGTCCTTCCTGTGGAACATGGTGCGGAAAATGATGAGGGTGTTCATTGATGTTGCAACGGATAAGATGAGTCTTGAGGAAGTAGAAAGATTATTGAATCCTGCTGAAGACGAGCCAAGAGCATACATCAAGGTGACAGATCCCGATTATCTTATTTTAATGGACATTCAGTATGATGGAATCAAATTCAGATATGACGACTATGCCTGTGAAAGGTTCAGGCGAAATCTTGTTGATTCCCTAACAAATTTGCAGAGGAAGTACGCAATTCGTGAATCGATGATAAAAAGCCTAAATGATTTGCATGAGTTTTGATAGGATGGATGAAAGAATTACTTATGATGATGTCAAGGAATATGAGAGGTTATTTACGCTGGCGCCGTCATTTCTGCTTGAAAGGTTTGCCAGAAAAAATTCCAATCTGGTTTTAAGATTCAAATCTGCAGTACAATCATATATGGATAACCTGACTGATGAGCAAAGAAATAAATTAAATGTTGTGCTGAATAGTCCTGTTGAGGATTTACAGGCCATAATGCATGAGGCATATCTTAAAACCGGGATAAAACAGTATCGGGTATTGGCCAATCCCAATTACAGGCAATTCATTGATGATAATTTTGATGAGCTTAGAAAAATGCTTTGAGGTTTTCCGGTCAATGAAAAAAATTTAAATTAATGATTATAAATATAATGTTGAGGTTATATTTGCGGTTGTACCATACTCATTATTCAGTGGCAGTTATAACTGCAAATTAATTAAATCAGTGATAATATGAAAATAGCGACAATTTTAGGAACACGGCCGGAAATTATTAAAATGGCGCCTATAATTGATGAGATATCAAAGAGGGGCATCGACCAGATAGTTTTACACACAGGCCAGCATTATGACAAGGAAATGTCAGATAACTTTTTCACAGACCTTGAAATTCCAACACCAGATTACAATATTCATGTTGGATCAGGCACCCATGGAAAGCAGACCGGTTTGATGATGCAAGGTATCGAAGAGGTTCTTCTGAAAGAAAAACCTGATATTGTCCTTGTTCAGGGTGATACCAATGCAGTTCTTGCAGGAGCACTGGTTGCATCTAAATTGCATATTGCAATAGGTCACGTTGAAGCGGGATTGCGTTCATTTGATATGACAATGCCTGAGGAGATCAACAGAAGGGCCGCCGATGTAACATCAACAATGTATTTTATTCCAACTGAGGAATCTGCAATAAATTTGCTTGCAGAGGGATTTTCACATAAAAACCTCCTTATCACTGGTAATACCGTAGTTGACGCATGTTTCAGGCATTTGGAAATTGCACGCAAAAAAGGTTTTGAAGAGGAATCCCTGGCATGTCTTGACATTGAGAATATGGATAACATTTTGACCCTGACCATGCACAGGGCCGAGAATGTTGATGTAAAGGAAAGGGTAATCAACATTATCGAAGCTCTAAAGGAATTGGACCAGATGAATATCATTTTCCCAATCCATCCAAGAACCAAAAACACTCTTGAAAACTTTGGACTGTTTGATGAGCTGAATGAGATGGAGCATGTTCATATTATAAAGCCATTGGGTTATCTTGATTTTCTGCTTTTAACATCCAAGTCCACTTTAATTTTAACTGATTCCGGAGGTCTTCAGGAAGAGGCGATAACCCTTGACGTACCCGCATTGACCTTAA contains the following coding sequences:
- a CDS encoding GNAT family N-acetyltransferase; this encodes MDVVIREIENDETEIKKVKEFLFGQINNEYHIGPTEKFHYDIFGLEQYYINPTKSNFFIAFEGDKIVATIGIREYDKDFEFFRGIYSREDTASIWRLMVDRNYRRKGIARLLVDAAEDFARDSGYDRIYLHTHRYLESGLPFWKYSGYEITVEEDDYDETTHMVKVLRNK
- the truA gene encoding tRNA pseudouridine(38-40) synthase TruA, with amino-acid sequence MKRTALKIGYIGTNFHGFQRQPDLRTVEEELIYHLRKLDYIDDLKKSRFRIAGRTDAGVHSLGNVISFQSEKEVRVNEINNSLPDDIQILASAPVRYAFKPRYAQMRQYRYFLFHDLDVDKLRQCAEIFKGTHNFTNFTKRYQKTTTRTIDDIIINKVELNDYHKREFPNLHGTLTPIFVDIYGESFLWNMVRKMMRVFIDVATDKMSLEEVERLLNPAEDEPRAYIKVTDPDYLILMDIQYDGIKFRYDDYACERFRRNLVDSLTNLQRKYAIRESMIKSLNDLHEF
- the wecB gene encoding non-hydrolyzing UDP-N-acetylglucosamine 2-epimerase → MKIATILGTRPEIIKMAPIIDEISKRGIDQIVLHTGQHYDKEMSDNFFTDLEIPTPDYNIHVGSGTHGKQTGLMMQGIEEVLLKEKPDIVLVQGDTNAVLAGALVASKLHIAIGHVEAGLRSFDMTMPEEINRRAADVTSTMYFIPTEESAINLLAEGFSHKNLLITGNTVVDACFRHLEIARKKGFEEESLACLDIENMDNILTLTMHRAENVDVKERVINIIEALKELDQMNIIFPIHPRTKNTLENFGLFDELNEMEHVHIIKPLGYLDFLLLTSKSTLILTDSGGLQEEAITLDVPALTLRYNTERPETVTAGGNILVGSNKEAILENANKILNDNEFADKMKNAPNPYGGGDSAKLTVDAIEDYYNKGLLNIEAPEDIMSSFTRKMASIDEDITVQEFEENENSLIHMVFDGEKMRFPSDDLNLNGMMISYDERE